AAAAATAAAACAAAATAAATCCCCAAACACGCATAAAATAATACGCTTTGGGATAATCTTTTTCTCTAAAACTGAACGGCAATACAAGAAATACCCCGATGATGGGCGTAAAAACGACCGCCACTAGCCCAAACCAGCAACGCCACAAAAAACTTAATATTTTCTTGATTCCGTTCACAATTTTATTTTCCGTTAAAGGTATTCATGGTATTGGCTAAACCTGCAAAAACAAAACTTAAACAAGCATCCGATGCTTTGTCCAAACGCTCCGCCATTTTAGCCTGCTCCTCTTCGCTCCATTTTCCGAGCACATAATCAATTTGTCCGCCTCGAGAAAACTCATCGCCGATGCCAAATCTTAGCTTAGGATATTGCGTAGTGCCCAACAAGGCTTGGATGCTCTTGAGCCCATTGTGCCCGCCATCGCTACCTTTGCCACGCATGCGCAAAGTGCCAAAAGGCAAATTCAAATCATCGGTAATAACCAAAATATTTTCGACAGGGATATTTTCTTTTTTAGCCCAAAAACTCACGGCTTTCCCGCTCAAATTCATATAAGTATCGGGTTTCAGCACCGTTACGGGACGCGCTTTGTATTTAAACTGAATGATTTCTCCGAAATTAGACGGCTTAAACTTTTGGTCTACTTTTCTAGCCAATTCATCTACGACCATAAAACCAATGTTGTGGCGTGTATCTCGATATTCTTCTCCAATATTGCCTAAGCCTACAATCAAATATTTTTGCATGAAACAAATGTAAAAATTAAAGTTTTAATACCGAGAAAAATATTAAAATTTTTTAATTTTAAAACCTATCAAAACTTAATTTTCAAACCTTATCTTTGCACAAATGAAGTTTTAAATTATGAATATACTCGATTTGGTGCTGGGCGGAGCGCTTCTTTACGGCATTTTCACGGGCTATCGCCGTGGGGTTTTTAGACAAATTGCAGGAATCATAGGGGTGTACCTTGCACTTGTTTTTGGGCTAAAGTACTCGTATGTCGTGGGCGATTTGTTACAAGAGAGCGGCATTGCTCAAGAAAAAACAGCGCCTTTCATCAGTTTCTGTATTGCTTTTATTTTAATTCTGATTGGAATTCATTTTTTGGCAGGTTTTTTACGAAAATTAAGCCGTGGCATCGGGCTGGGCTTGCTAGAGAATCTTCTGGGCGCAGTGCTGGGTGGCGTAAAAATATCGCTCTTCGTGGGTGCTTTTCTGTTTTTTATGCTTAGAGTGAATGGCAAAACACATTTTTTACCTGAAGAAACACTCTCAGAAAGTATTCTTTTGCCTTATTTTAAAATTGGCTTTCCTATCATTGAATCGTTTTGGCATAGCCTTGTAAAACCTTAAAGAAACATGCTTAGCTTATTTATAGATTTCAATAATTTTTGGTTTAAAATTCTGAATAGCATTGGTGCTGTGGCTCTTTTCATCTTTGGAATGAAAATCATGAGCGATGGGGCGCAGCGCATTGCTGGGAGAAAGCTTCGCAATTTCATCAACACAATTACACAGAAGAAATCAATGGCGATTTTGGCTGGAATTGGTCTCACAACAGCTATTCAATCATCTTCGGCGGTGAGTGTTTTGGCAGTTTCATTTACCAATGCTGGGCTTCTCTCCCTATACAAAGCTTTCTCTATTATTGTCGGGGCGAACATAGGAACTACGCTCAAGCTATGGATTATCTCGCTAGGCTATGAATTTAATTTTTATAGTTTGTGCTTGCCTATCATTGCCGTATCTCTCCCGTTTTATTTATCCAAAAAAATCACTAAACAAAACTGGGCATTGTTCATTATTGGATTTTCCTTGATGTTTCTGGGCTTAAATTTCTTGACACAGAATTTAGCATTCCTCACTCAAAAAGGTTTTTTAGCTCAATTTTTAACTCAAAATCATCCTTTAGATTTACTGAATCAACTTAATTTTTTATTGCTAGGATTAATCCTCACTATACTAATTCAATCATCTAGTGCTAGCACTTCGATTGTTTTGGTTTTATTTAATTTAGGAATTCCGCTAGAGCTTTGTGCCTCTATGATAATTGGGGCTAATATTGGAACATCCTCCACTGCAATCATCGCCTCTTTTGTGGCCAATGCACAAGCCAAATGCGTAGCATACTTTCATTTAGGCTTCAACTTATTGGGCGGATTATTGTTTTTCTTCATCACTCCTATTTTAATACAATGGCTAGCAAGCCTTAGCCTTGCAAGCAATCATTTTATCGTTTTAGTTTTATTTCACACACTATTCAATCTTGTTACTGCAATAGTTATTTTACCATTTATTGAGTTTTTTGCCAATTATGCAGAAAGAAAATACAACTCGCCGCAAATTAACAATCCTCCAAATGATTTTTCGCCTAAAAAATTAAATCTCATAAATTCTCCGCTCACACTCACATCTGAAATGTATATCTACGAAGCCAATAAAAAACTTTTACGCTTTGTAGGAAACATCAAGCAATCCATCACCCTCGTTGGTAGATTGATTACAGAAAGCGATGAAGATAAGTTTAATGAGCTGCATCATAGAATCGTTTTACTTGAGCGAGAGGGCGACCGTTTAGAAAAAAACATTTTAGGCTATCTCAACAAAATTTACGGCATGGATCTCCCTATTAATCAAGCTAAAAAAATATACCACCTCATCGAGGTTTCAAAAGAATTAGAGAGCATTGGAGATTTAATCATCAGGATGTCTTTTACCCACAAAAAAAGAAGAAAAACCAATAGTTTTATCACGCCTAAACTACGCACCAATTTATTACAACTCCAAGATTTAGTATCCCTTGCCACTACACATTTAATTCAGAATATTAATGAAAACAATATTTCTCCTAATTTAGAAAAATCACTGGAGCTAGAACGACACACAGATGAACGATACAGAGAATCCTATAAATTACTAATTAAGTCGATTGAACAAAATAAAATCAAACCGCTAAGCGCACTACTATACAGAGATTTAACACAAAACTACGAAATCATAAGCGACCATATTTTTAAAGCCAACAAAGCCCTTACCCGATAATGATTGATATTCAAGATATTTTTAAAATCCAAAATCAGCAGGAATTTGAAGAAATGACTTTGCGTGTGTTCCACTTCCAAGCGGAACATTGCGAGGTTTATCGTCAATTTATCCAGTATTTAAACATCAATCCAAAGGAAATCGATTCGGTAGAAAAAATCCCATTTTTGCCTATTTCTTTTTTTAAACAATTTAAAATCTTAACCGAGCAAAATACCTACGAAAAGGTTTTTACCAGCTCGGGCACCACGGGCGAAAACACGAGCCACCATTATGTGCATCGTTTAAAGATTTATCATGATGAATTGGACGAGAGTTTCCGATATTTCTTTGGAAATTATACCGATTACGAGATTTTCTCGCTCCTGCCCGCCTATGCCGAGCGCACGGGCTCTTCGTTGATCGACATGGTGGAACATTGGAAAAAACAAACCCAGCAAAACACGCAGATTCACTATTTATACAATCACGGGCAATTAAAAGAAGATTTGATTAAAGCTCAACAGTCGGGCAAAAAAATCATTCTCATCGGTGTGAGTTTTGCCTTAATTGATTTTGCCGAAGCTTTTCCTTTTGAGATCAAAAACACCATTTTGATCGAAACAGGTGGCATGAAAGGACGCAAAAAAGAAATCACGCGCGAGGAATTACACTCGATTTTAAAATCCGCTTTTGGGCTAAAAGAAATCTACTCCGAATATGGCATGACCGAACTGCTCTCACAAGCGTATTCTATGGGCAATCAGCGGTTCAAAACTCCGCCTTGGATGCAGATTTTGCTCCGCGATACCGAAGACCCGCTGAGCCTCGTGCCACAAGGAAAAACGGGAGGCATCAATGTAATAGATTTAGCAAATTTGTATTCTTGTAGCTTTATCGCTACCGATGATTTGGGCAAAATGTATCCCAACAACGAATTTGAGATTTTAGGCAGATTCGACAACAGCGATGTGCGTGGCTGCAATCTTTTGCTTTTAGGCTAAATGCATCGAAATCCAATTTTCAATATCACAGTACACTTGATTTTTAATCTCTTCGTTCAAAATCTCGTGACGCATTTTAGGATATAATTTAAGTGCGACTTCTCGCTCACCAGCTTGGGCTTGGGTCGCCGCTTTTTTCACGCCTTTGCCAAAATCGCCAATCGGGTCGTCGTTTCCGCTGATGAAAAGCATTGGCAATTCAGGCGAAATATTTTTAGCCCAATGAGCTTTGGTCGCACAATCCACCACGCCGAGCAAGGCATAAAATCCATTTACCGAAAACGGCTCACCACACAACGGATCTTGATGATAATTTTCTCGGTTTTGGTGGTTCACGCTCAGCCAATTTAAATCATGAAACAAAGGTTCTTCCTTGAAAAATCGGTTGTTCATTCTAGCAAAAACACCATTGATTAAATGGCTCTTATAGCGTGGAATGATTTTGTTTAAAATAGCTAAAAATCCTTTAGCCAAGCTTGTTCCAAACACGCGTGCACCCGTCCCCATGACAATAGCTCCTTGAAAATCGGCAGATTTCTTTTGCAATAGGCATCGCAACACAAAAGACCCCATAGAATGCCCCATGACAAAATGTGGAATTTCAGGGAATTTTTGATGCAAAAAATCGGTCATCGCACCAGCATCTTCCACCAAGTGCATAGCAGGATTATTTGGCATAATAAAACTTAAATTTTCGGTATTTTTCGCCGTTTTTCCGTGTCCTAAATGGTCGTACAGCATCACAGCAAAACCTTGCTCCACCATGAATTTGGCAAAATCTAAATACCTGTCGCTATGCTCCTCCATGCCGTGAATAATCAAAAAAGTGGCTTTTGGCTTTTCGCTCGGTACTAATAATTGGTAAAAGATTTCGTGCGGTGTCAAACCTTCTTTTTCTTGCTGATAAAAATCCCTAATAATTTGCATTTTGAATGATTTATAAATCCAACATTCATCAAGTTTTAAACCAAAAAAAATTAGCTTTAAAAATAATTGAATTTCAGATAAATAAAAAATATATTAGGCTGAAAAATAAATAATCCATACCTTTGTTAGCTGAAACTAACTTTTATTTTAGCAACAAAAAACTGCCTATGGAAAAAAAAGCGTGGAAAAGAGAACGACTAACCCAAAGCTTAGCCGAAGCACATGCGAGTATTAACATTCCAGAAAATAGTAGTTTCTGGAGAAAATTATTAGCATTTGTAGGCCCAGGCTTAATGGTTGCCGTAGGCTATATGGATCCCGGAAACTGGGCTACAGATATAGAAGGAGGAGCCAAATTTGGCTATACTTTGCTGTTTGTAATTTTGCTTTCCAACATTTTTGCCATGTTTTTGCAGTATTTAGCATTGAAACTAGGCATCGCCACCGAACGAGATTTAGCGCAGGCCTGTCGAGACCATTACTCGCCCGTCACCAACTTCATACTTTGGATTCTCTGTGAAATAGCCATTGCCGCCATGGATTTGGCAGAAGTCATAGGTTCTGCCATTGCATTGAATTTGCTTTTTGGGATTCCGTTGCCGTGGGGTGTTGCCATTACGGTGGCCGATGTGTTTTTGATTTTATTCCTTCAGTCCAAAGGTTTTAGAAAACTAGAAAGTGTCGTAGGGGCTTTGATCATCATTATAGCAGGCTGTTTTATGTATGAATTGGTGGTGAGCTCTCCCAATATGCCCGATGTTGTAAAAGGCTTGCTCCCTCAGCCAGAAATTGTTACCAATCCCTCTATGCTCTACATCGCAGTAGGAATTTTGGGAGCGACAGTGATGCCCCACAACTTATATTTACACAGTAGCGTGGTGCAAACTCGCAACTACAAACGCACAGAAAGTGGCAAAAAAATGGCCATAAAATATGCAACCATCGAAAGTAATATTTCGCTACTTTTGGCATTCTTCATCAATGCGGCGATTTTGATTACCGCTGCCGCTACTTTCCACGGAACACCTTATGAAAACATTGCCGATATTCATGATGCGTACCAGATGCTTACGCCAGTTTTGGGGGCAAGTTTAGCGAGTACGCTTTTTGCGATTGCACTTTTGGCTTCGGGGCAAAACTCTACGATTACGGGAACGCTGGCGGGACAAATCGTGATGGAAGGTTTTTTAAATTTAAGATTAAAACCTTGGGTGCGCCGATTGGTTACTCGATTGATTGCCGTGATTCCTGCCATGATTGTCGCTATATTGTATGGCGAAAAAGGAACCAACGAGCTTTTGATTTTAAGCCAAGTAATCCTTTCTATGCAATTAAGTTTTGCCGTGATTCCTTTAGTTAAATTCACCAGTAGCAAAGCCAAAATGGGACGATTCGTCAATACGCTTTGGATTAAAATCGTGGCGTGGATTATCACCATTATTATCGTGATTTTAAACTTATTTTTACTTATAGAAACCTTCAAACAACTTTAAACATTTAAATAAAATCAAGCTTTTAGCCTTAAAAAAATAGCTAAAAATCAATTTCTTTTTAAATATTTAATTATATTGCTCTGATTTTGAAAAAATAAAATCGTATGGACAAGAAATACAAATACGATATCGCTTACTTGCGTATGGCTAAAATCTGGGGGGAACTCTCATATTGCAAGCGAAAGCAGGTGGGCGCTTTGATTGTGAAAGACCGAATGATCATCTCTGATGGCTACAATGGCACACCAAGCGGCTTTGAAAACACATGCGAAGATGATGCCAATCAAACTAAATGGTATGTACTCCACGCCGAAGCCAATGCAATTTTGAAAGTGGCGGCTTCTACTCAAAGTTGCAAGGGCGCAACACTCTATATTACGCTTTCGCCATGCAAAGAATGCAGCAAATTGGTGTACCAAAGCGGCGTCAAACGCGTGGTGTACATGGATCAATATTCCGATACTTCTGGCTTGGAGTTTTTAGCCAAAGCTGGAGTAGAAATCACTCAAATTTCAGCCGAAGAAATCGATGAAGAAATGGTTTAAAGTTTTTAATGTAATTCTCATCATTTTATCGATGATTAT
This Ornithobacterium rhinotracheale DNA region includes the following protein-coding sequences:
- the pth gene encoding aminoacyl-tRNA hydrolase; the encoded protein is MQKYLIVGLGNIGEEYRDTRHNIGFMVVDELARKVDQKFKPSNFGEIIQFKYKARPVTVLKPDTYMNLSGKAVSFWAKKENIPVENILVITDDLNLPFGTLRMRGKGSDGGHNGLKSIQALLGTTQYPKLRFGIGDEFSRGGQIDYVLGKWSEEEQAKMAERLDKASDACLSFVFAGLANTMNTFNGK
- a CDS encoding CvpA family protein, translated to MNILDLVLGGALLYGIFTGYRRGVFRQIAGIIGVYLALVFGLKYSYVVGDLLQESGIAQEKTAPFISFCIAFILILIGIHFLAGFLRKLSRGIGLGLLENLLGAVLGGVKISLFVGAFLFFMLRVNGKTHFLPEETLSESILLPYFKIGFPIIESFWHSLVKP
- a CDS encoding Na/Pi cotransporter family protein; this encodes MLSLFIDFNNFWFKILNSIGAVALFIFGMKIMSDGAQRIAGRKLRNFINTITQKKSMAILAGIGLTTAIQSSSAVSVLAVSFTNAGLLSLYKAFSIIVGANIGTTLKLWIISLGYEFNFYSLCLPIIAVSLPFYLSKKITKQNWALFIIGFSLMFLGLNFLTQNLAFLTQKGFLAQFLTQNHPLDLLNQLNFLLLGLILTILIQSSSASTSIVLVLFNLGIPLELCASMIIGANIGTSSTAIIASFVANAQAKCVAYFHLGFNLLGGLLFFFITPILIQWLASLSLASNHFIVLVLFHTLFNLVTAIVILPFIEFFANYAERKYNSPQINNPPNDFSPKKLNLINSPLTLTSEMYIYEANKKLLRFVGNIKQSITLVGRLITESDEDKFNELHHRIVLLEREGDRLEKNILGYLNKIYGMDLPINQAKKIYHLIEVSKELESIGDLIIRMSFTHKKRRKTNSFITPKLRTNLLQLQDLVSLATTHLIQNINENNISPNLEKSLELERHTDERYRESYKLLIKSIEQNKIKPLSALLYRDLTQNYEIISDHIFKANKALTR
- a CDS encoding acyl transferase; translation: MIDIQDIFKIQNQQEFEEMTLRVFHFQAEHCEVYRQFIQYLNINPKEIDSVEKIPFLPISFFKQFKILTEQNTYEKVFTSSGTTGENTSHHYVHRLKIYHDELDESFRYFFGNYTDYEIFSLLPAYAERTGSSLIDMVEHWKKQTQQNTQIHYLYNHGQLKEDLIKAQQSGKKIILIGVSFALIDFAEAFPFEIKNTILIETGGMKGRKKEITREELHSILKSAFGLKEIYSEYGMTELLSQAYSMGNQRFKTPPWMQILLRDTEDPLSLVPQGKTGGINVIDLANLYSCSFIATDDLGKMYPNNEFEILGRFDNSDVRGCNLLLLG
- a CDS encoding alpha/beta fold hydrolase, translated to MQIIRDFYQQEKEGLTPHEIFYQLLVPSEKPKATFLIIHGMEEHSDRYLDFAKFMVEQGFAVMLYDHLGHGKTAKNTENLSFIMPNNPAMHLVEDAGAMTDFLHQKFPEIPHFVMGHSMGSFVLRCLLQKKSADFQGAIVMGTGARVFGTSLAKGFLAILNKIIPRYKSHLINGVFARMNNRFFKEEPLFHDLNWLSVNHQNRENYHQDPLCGEPFSVNGFYALLGVVDCATKAHWAKNISPELPMLFISGNDDPIGDFGKGVKKAATQAQAGEREVALKLYPKMRHEILNEEIKNQVYCDIENWISMHLA
- a CDS encoding Nramp family divalent metal transporter, giving the protein MEKKAWKRERLTQSLAEAHASINIPENSSFWRKLLAFVGPGLMVAVGYMDPGNWATDIEGGAKFGYTLLFVILLSNIFAMFLQYLALKLGIATERDLAQACRDHYSPVTNFILWILCEIAIAAMDLAEVIGSAIALNLLFGIPLPWGVAITVADVFLILFLQSKGFRKLESVVGALIIIIAGCFMYELVVSSPNMPDVVKGLLPQPEIVTNPSMLYIAVGILGATVMPHNLYLHSSVVQTRNYKRTESGKKMAIKYATIESNISLLLAFFINAAILITAAATFHGTPYENIADIHDAYQMLTPVLGASLASTLFAIALLASGQNSTITGTLAGQIVMEGFLNLRLKPWVRRLVTRLIAVIPAMIVAILYGEKGTNELLILSQVILSMQLSFAVIPLVKFTSSKAKMGRFVNTLWIKIVAWIITIIIVILNLFLLIETFKQL
- a CDS encoding deoxycytidylate deaminase, with protein sequence MDKKYKYDIAYLRMAKIWGELSYCKRKQVGALIVKDRMIISDGYNGTPSGFENTCEDDANQTKWYVLHAEANAILKVAASTQSCKGATLYITLSPCKECSKLVYQSGVKRVVYMDQYSDTSGLEFLAKAGVEITQISAEEIDEEMV